A single region of the Halorussus gelatinilyticus genome encodes:
- the rpl4p gene encoding 50S ribosomal protein L4 — translation MQATIRNLDGEEDGTLDLPDVFSKTVRPDLIKRAVLAAQANRKQDYGADDYAGMRTSAESPGSGRGMAHVPRTNGQGARVPQTVGGRKAHPPKEEKDRSLDINTKERKKAVRSAVAATADADLVAERGHRFDEDLDLPLVVSDDFEELVKTKEVVSFLEAVGADADIERAEENKSVRAGRGTTRGRKYKTPKSVLFVTSDEPSKAARNLAGADVATAQELNAEDLAPGAHPGRLTVWTESAVEEVADR, via the coding sequence ATGCAGGCAACTATCCGAAACCTCGACGGCGAGGAAGACGGCACGCTCGACCTGCCGGACGTCTTCTCGAAGACGGTCCGGCCGGACCTCATCAAGCGCGCCGTCCTCGCCGCGCAGGCAAACCGCAAGCAGGACTACGGCGCGGACGACTACGCCGGGATGCGAACCTCGGCGGAGTCGCCCGGCAGTGGTCGCGGGATGGCTCACGTCCCCCGAACGAACGGACAGGGCGCACGAGTGCCCCAGACCGTCGGGGGTCGCAAGGCCCACCCGCCGAAAGAAGAGAAGGACCGCTCGCTCGACATCAACACGAAGGAGCGCAAGAAGGCGGTTCGCTCGGCCGTCGCCGCGACGGCCGACGCCGACCTCGTGGCCGAGCGCGGCCACCGCTTCGACGAGGACCTCGACCTGCCGCTCGTCGTGAGCGACGACTTCGAGGAGCTCGTGAAGACGAAGGAAGTCGTCTCGTTCCTCGAAGCGGTCGGCGCGGACGCCGACATCGAGCGCGCCGAGGAGAACAAGTCGGTCCGAGCAGGCCGCGGGACCACGCGTGGGCGTAAGTACAAGACGCCCAAGTCGGTCCTGTTCGTGACCAGCGACGAACCCTCGAAGGCCGCCCGCAACCTCGCGGGCGCCGACGTGGCGACGGCGCAGGAACTCAACGCCGAGGACCTCGCGCCCGGCGCGCATCCCGGCCGACTCACCGTCTGGACGGAGAGTGCCGTCGAGGAGGTGGCCGACCGATGA
- a CDS encoding 50S ribosomal protein L23 — protein sequence MSVIEYPWVTEKAMNQMDFDNKLQFVVDLDAEKPEIRDEIEEQYEVTIEKINTQVTMNGDKKATVTLSEDDDAQEVASRIGVF from the coding sequence ATGAGCGTCATCGAGTACCCGTGGGTCACGGAGAAGGCGATGAACCAGATGGACTTCGACAACAAGCTCCAGTTCGTCGTGGACCTCGACGCCGAGAAGCCCGAGATCCGCGACGAGATCGAAGAGCAGTACGAAGTCACCATCGAGAAGATCAACACGCAGGTCACCATGAACGGCGACAAGAAGGCCACGGTGACGCTTTCGGAGGACGACGACGCCCAAGAAGTCGCCTCTCGAATCGGGGTGTTCTGA